A genomic window from Camelus ferus isolate YT-003-E chromosome X, BCGSAC_Cfer_1.0, whole genome shotgun sequence includes:
- the LOC102505089 gene encoding ferritin heavy chain-like produces the protein MRRLQGRRRRCPLRGPRFCAPYVLALTPLPPAVSPAGPSQGRQNYHPDCQAAVNSHVTLELHASYLCLAMAFYFDRDDVALKHLASFFLRRSRHLGERAESLMRLQNQRGGRLCFHDIKEPDRDAWENGLQAMQCALRLEKHVNQSLLDLHQLASNKSDAHLCHFLQSHCLNQQVEFIKELGDHITTLRKMGTPEVGMAEYLFNKLTLGDSDKKN, from the coding sequence ATGAGGAGGCTACaaggccgccgccgccgctgcccgcTTCGCGGCCCCCGCTTCTGCGCCCCCTACGTCCTGGCCTTAACACCCCTGCCGCCAGCCGTGTCGCCCGCGGGGCCCTCGCAGGGGCGCCAGAACTACCACCCCGACTGCCAGGCCGCCGTCAACAGCCACGTCACCCTGGAGCTCCACGCCTCGTACCTGTGCCTGGCCATGGCCTTCTACTTCGACCGCGACGACGTGGCCTTGAAGCACTTGGCCAGCTTCTTCCTGCGGCGCTCGCGGCACCTGGGGGAGCGGGCCGAGAGCCTGATGCGCCTGCAGAACCAGCGCGGGGGCCGCCTCTGCTTCCACGACATCAAGGAGCCAGACCGCGACGCCTGGGAGAACGGCCTCCAGGCCATGCAGTGCGCCTTGCGCCTAGAGAAGCACGTCAACCAGAGCCTGCTCGACCTGCACCAGCTGGCCAGCAACAAGAGTGACGCCCACCTGTGCCACTTCCTGCAGAGCCACTGCCTGAACCAGCAGGTCGAGTTCATCAAGGAGCTGGGGGACCACATCACCACCCTGCGCAAGATGGGGACCCCGGAAGTCGGCATGGCGGAGTACCTCTTCAACAAGCTCACCCTGGGCGACAGTGACAAGAAGAACTGA